Proteins encoded together in one Corynebacterium liangguodongii window:
- the gltB gene encoding glutamate synthase large subunit has product MSQKRIGLYNPAHEHDACGVGFVADMKGRASRAIVEYGLDVLINIDHRGAAGAEVNTGDGTGILIGIPDQFYREVTAELGFSLPEPGHYATGIAFMPTSRMAMLDAKRAVETIAAEEGAELLGWRELPYNPEGVGSMALDAMPYFLQPFFAAKGRSGIELDRVMWFIRKRLTRELGETDGRDTVYFPSLSSRTIVYKGMLTADQLPEFYPDLRDPRVESAVALVHSRFSTNTFPSWPLAHPYRLIAHNGEINTVKGNENWMRAREALINSDVLGPLERVLPICTPGASDTARLDEALELLTLGGYSLPHAMSMLIPQAWEHNPTISDELRDFYAYHSCLMEPWDGPAAVAFTDSRYVGAVLDRNGLRPGRIWVTDDDLVVMASEAGVVDIPAEKIVKRTRVRPGRMFVVDTQAGRIVPDEEIKHALATAAPYGKWIEENFTPLGALPQTRYSYMQHDRAVLRQRVFGITEEDVDLIIRPMALTGTEALGSMGSDTPIAALSQRPRLLFDFFAQRFAQVTNPPLDSIREKPVTSMHTLLGAQSDVLNPGPEAAARIQLDSPIIDNHAFSTLVHANDNGEFPHFSSRKISGLYPKAHHGKGMKEAIERVRREVSEAVRDGVSLIVLTDRESDERFAPIPSLLLTSAVHQHMVAERTRTRASLVVESGDAREVHHLAMLIAFGADAINPYMAFETIDELRMIGQLGELTLDQACTNYVKAATNGVLKVMSKMGIATVASYRGARLADITGLSQELLDDYFGAEPSPIGGIGLADVAADVEIRHRHAFLPRPEEQAHRDLVIGGEYKWRREGEYHLFNPETIFKLQHATKTGQYAIFKDYTRTVDEQSARLATLRGMMEFAPDRAPIPIDQVEPASEIVKRFSTGAMSYGSISAEAHEVLAIAMNRLGGKSNSGEGGENAARFEREPNGDWKRSAIKQVASGRFGVTSHYLSNCTDIQIKMAQGAKPGEGGQLPPNKVYPWIAEVRITTPGVGLISPPPHHDIYSIEDLAQLIFDLKSVNPDARVHVKLVAEQGVGTVAAGVSKAHADVVLISGHDGGTGASPLTSLKHAGGPWELGLAEAQQTLLLNGLRDRITVQADGQLKTGRDVMVAALLGAEEYGFATAPLVVEGCIMMRVCHLDTCPVGVATQNPQLRKKFTGRAEHVVNFFMFIAEEIREYLAELGYRSLDEVIGRADLLRQRTDAEFVANNPRAAQLDLSPIFSTARSKFFPDQTRKRTTAQDHGLDESLDLKVVADSAGVVDGSHPTFSGTYPIRNINRSVGALAGGVVTRARGAGGLDDAAVTLTFNGHAGNCFGAFVPHGMTLDLIGEANDFVGKGLSGGRIIVRPNPVAPAQLDLGEPDIIAGNVTGFGATSGELYIAGVAGERFCVRNSGATAVVHGIGNHGCEYMTGGRVVVLGEVGDNFGAGMSGGIAYLAPVDNEATLARKINPGEVDICAVDDSDIAFLTQVFSDHTRYTGAEIPFQPEEMIKIMPRDYRKVLDIIDLARRTGRDEAEAIMEAVS; this is encoded by the coding sequence TTGAGTCAAAAACGCATCGGCCTATACAACCCGGCGCACGAGCACGACGCGTGCGGCGTCGGTTTCGTGGCCGATATGAAGGGCCGCGCCAGCCGGGCAATCGTCGAGTACGGCCTCGACGTGCTCATCAACATCGACCACCGCGGCGCAGCCGGCGCCGAGGTCAACACCGGCGACGGCACGGGCATTCTGATAGGCATCCCCGACCAGTTCTATCGCGAGGTCACCGCAGAGCTCGGCTTCTCGCTGCCGGAGCCGGGGCACTACGCCACGGGCATCGCCTTCATGCCCACCTCCCGCATGGCCATGCTCGACGCCAAGCGCGCGGTGGAGACCATCGCCGCGGAGGAGGGCGCCGAGCTGCTCGGGTGGCGCGAGCTGCCGTACAACCCCGAGGGCGTGGGCAGCATGGCGCTTGACGCCATGCCGTATTTCCTCCAGCCGTTCTTCGCGGCCAAGGGCCGATCGGGCATCGAGCTCGACCGTGTGATGTGGTTCATCCGCAAGCGGCTCACCCGCGAGCTGGGCGAGACCGACGGGCGCGACACCGTCTATTTCCCCTCACTGTCGTCTCGCACGATCGTCTACAAAGGCATGCTCACCGCGGACCAGCTCCCGGAGTTCTACCCCGACCTGCGCGATCCGCGGGTCGAGTCAGCGGTCGCGCTGGTGCACTCGCGCTTTTCCACCAACACCTTCCCCTCCTGGCCGCTCGCACACCCCTACCGCCTCATCGCGCACAACGGCGAGATCAACACCGTCAAGGGCAACGAGAACTGGATGCGGGCCCGCGAGGCGCTGATCAACTCCGATGTGCTCGGTCCGCTGGAGCGGGTGCTGCCGATCTGCACCCCTGGCGCCTCGGACACCGCGCGCCTCGACGAGGCGCTCGAACTGCTCACACTCGGCGGCTACAGCCTGCCGCACGCGATGTCCATGCTCATCCCGCAGGCCTGGGAGCACAACCCGACGATCTCGGACGAGCTGCGGGACTTCTACGCCTACCACTCCTGCCTCATGGAGCCGTGGGACGGCCCGGCGGCCGTCGCGTTTACGGATTCGCGCTACGTCGGCGCCGTGCTCGACCGCAATGGGCTGCGGCCGGGCCGCATCTGGGTGACTGACGACGACCTCGTGGTCATGGCCTCCGAGGCCGGCGTGGTCGACATCCCGGCGGAGAAGATTGTCAAGCGCACCCGCGTGCGCCCGGGCCGGATGTTCGTCGTCGATACGCAAGCCGGGCGCATCGTGCCGGACGAGGAGATCAAGCACGCGCTCGCCACCGCGGCGCCCTACGGCAAGTGGATCGAGGAGAACTTCACGCCGCTTGGTGCTCTCCCCCAGACCCGCTATAGCTACATGCAGCACGACCGCGCTGTGCTGCGCCAGCGCGTGTTCGGTATCACCGAAGAAGACGTCGACCTCATCATCCGCCCGATGGCGCTCACCGGCACCGAGGCCTTGGGGTCGATGGGTTCCGACACCCCGATCGCGGCCTTGTCCCAGCGCCCGCGCCTGCTGTTCGATTTCTTCGCGCAGCGCTTCGCCCAGGTCACCAACCCGCCCTTGGACTCGATCCGCGAGAAGCCTGTGACATCGATGCACACCCTTCTCGGCGCGCAGTCGGATGTTCTCAACCCTGGCCCGGAGGCGGCCGCGCGCATCCAGCTCGACTCGCCGATTATTGATAACCACGCGTTTTCCACCCTCGTGCACGCCAATGACAACGGTGAGTTCCCGCACTTTAGCTCGCGCAAGATCTCCGGCCTCTACCCGAAGGCGCACCACGGCAAGGGCATGAAGGAAGCCATAGAGCGCGTGCGCCGGGAGGTCTCCGAGGCGGTGCGCGACGGCGTGAGCCTGATCGTGTTGACCGACCGAGAGTCCGACGAACGCTTCGCGCCGATCCCGTCGCTGCTGCTCACCTCCGCGGTGCACCAGCATATGGTTGCTGAGCGCACCCGCACCCGCGCATCGCTGGTCGTCGAGTCCGGCGACGCCCGCGAGGTCCACCACCTGGCCATGCTCATCGCCTTCGGGGCGGATGCGATCAACCCGTACATGGCCTTTGAGACGATCGACGAGCTGCGCATGATCGGCCAGCTCGGCGAGCTCACGCTCGATCAGGCGTGCACGAATTACGTCAAGGCCGCCACGAACGGCGTGCTCAAGGTCATGTCGAAGATGGGGATCGCCACCGTCGCGAGCTACCGAGGCGCGCGCCTGGCGGACATCACAGGGCTGAGCCAGGAGCTTCTTGACGACTACTTCGGCGCCGAACCCTCCCCGATCGGGGGCATCGGGCTTGCCGACGTCGCCGCCGACGTGGAGATCCGCCACCGCCACGCCTTCCTCCCCCGCCCCGAGGAGCAGGCCCACCGCGACCTCGTCATCGGCGGCGAGTACAAGTGGCGCCGCGAGGGCGAGTACCACCTGTTTAACCCCGAGACGATCTTCAAGCTGCAGCACGCCACGAAGACCGGCCAGTACGCGATTTTCAAGGACTACACCCGCACTGTCGACGAGCAGTCCGCCCGCTTGGCCACCTTGCGCGGGATGATGGAGTTCGCCCCCGACCGCGCGCCGATCCCGATCGATCAGGTCGAGCCGGCCAGCGAGATTGTCAAGCGCTTCTCCACCGGCGCGATGTCCTACGGTTCGATCTCCGCCGAGGCTCACGAAGTGCTCGCCATCGCCATGAACCGCCTTGGCGGCAAGTCCAACTCCGGCGAGGGCGGCGAGAACGCGGCGCGTTTTGAGCGTGAGCCGAACGGCGATTGGAAGCGCTCGGCGATCAAGCAGGTCGCCTCGGGCCGCTTCGGAGTGACCAGCCACTACCTGTCGAACTGCACGGACATCCAGATCAAGATGGCCCAGGGCGCCAAGCCCGGCGAGGGCGGCCAGCTCCCGCCGAACAAGGTCTACCCCTGGATCGCCGAGGTGCGCATCACCACCCCGGGCGTCGGCCTGATCTCCCCGCCGCCGCACCACGACATCTACTCCATCGAGGACCTCGCGCAGCTCATCTTCGACCTCAAGTCGGTCAACCCGGATGCTCGCGTCCACGTCAAGCTCGTCGCCGAGCAGGGCGTGGGCACGGTCGCCGCGGGCGTGTCGAAGGCGCACGCGGACGTCGTGCTCATCTCTGGCCACGACGGCGGCACGGGCGCCTCCCCGCTCACCAGTCTCAAGCACGCCGGCGGCCCCTGGGAGCTCGGCCTTGCCGAGGCCCAGCAGACGCTGCTGCTCAACGGCCTGCGTGACCGCATCACGGTGCAGGCGGACGGCCAGCTGAAGACCGGCCGCGACGTCATGGTCGCCGCCTTGCTCGGCGCGGAGGAATACGGCTTCGCCACCGCGCCGCTCGTCGTCGAGGGCTGCATCATGATGCGCGTGTGCCACCTCGATACCTGTCCGGTGGGCGTGGCCACGCAAAACCCGCAGCTGCGCAAGAAGTTCACGGGCCGCGCGGAGCACGTGGTGAACTTCTTCATGTTCATCGCCGAGGAGATCCGCGAGTACCTCGCCGAGCTGGGCTACCGCTCGCTCGATGAGGTCATCGGGCGCGCCGACCTGCTGCGGCAGCGCACGGACGCGGAGTTCGTTGCCAACAACCCGCGCGCGGCCCAGCTCGACCTCTCCCCGATCTTCTCCACCGCGCGCTCGAAGTTCTTCCCCGACCAGACGCGCAAGCGCACCACCGCCCAGGATCACGGGCTCGACGAGAGCCTCGACCTTAAGGTAGTGGCGGATTCGGCCGGTGTGGTGGACGGGTCCCACCCGACGTTTAGCGGAACCTACCCGATCCGCAACATCAATCGCAGTGTGGGCGCGCTCGCTGGGGGCGTCGTCACGCGAGCGAGAGGGGCTGGTGGGCTTGACGACGCCGCCGTGACGCTAACCTTCAACGGCCACGCCGGCAACTGCTTCGGCGCCTTCGTCCCGCACGGCATGACCCTCGACCTGATCGGCGAGGCCAACGACTTCGTGGGCAAGGGGCTCTCCGGCGGGCGTATCATCGTGCGCCCGAACCCGGTGGCTCCGGCGCAGCTCGATCTCGGCGAGCCGGACATCATCGCCGGAAATGTCACGGGTTTCGGCGCGACCTCCGGCGAGCTCTACATCGCGGGCGTGGCCGGCGAGCGCTTCTGTGTGCGCAACTCCGGCGCCACCGCCGTGGTCCACGGCATTGGCAACCACGGCTGCGAGTACATGACCGGCGGGCGCGTCGTCGTCCTCGGCGAGGTCGGCGACAACTTCGGTGCCGGCATGTCCGGCGGCATCGCCTACCTCGCGCCCGTGGATAACGAGGCCACCCTGGCCCGCAAGATCAACCCCGGGGAGGTCGACATCTGCGCGGTCGATGACTCCGATATCGCATTCCTCACCCAGGTCTTTTCCGACCACACCCGCTACACGGGCGCGGAGATCCCCTTCCAGCCGGAGGAGATGATCAAGATCATGCCGCGCGACTACCGCAAAGTTCTCGACATCATCGACCTTGCGCGCCGCACCGGCCGCGACGAGGCGGAAGCAATCATGGAGGCAGTGAGCTAA
- a CDS encoding glutamate synthase subunit beta: protein MADPHGFLRYQRQEAQHRPVPLRLMDYREVYEQTTGDHDKTQAARCMDCGVPFCHEGCPLGNIIPEWNDLVRQGRWREAFDRLHATNNFPDFTGRLCPAPCEGACVLGINDDAVTIKHIEQKIIDVGFDNGWVEPVKASFDTGRCVAVVGSGPAGLAAAQQLTRAGHRVTVFERDDRLGGLMRYGVPEYKMEKSHIDRRIEQMRAEGTEFRVNTSPTAADLADFNAVVLATGTPVPRDLPVDGRELDGIHFAMDYLTAANKYCEGDTDAPAIDAHGKKVVIIGGGDTGTDCFGTALRQGAASVTQFDIRARAPKFRGASTPWPMYPLLFRTATAHEEGNYVITGDESADEIARLGLAARGVGDSLGTRLFSVNTVSFHGSNGTVSSLRGNEVRVIDGRRTPVEDTDFEMDADLVLIALGFSGSKAAGLNAELGITIDERGRMTRDGSYRAARTTEAGPAVYVAGDCGRGQSLIVWAIAEGRAAAAAVDADLMGETALPSPVEPTKAPLSI from the coding sequence ATGGCCGACCCACACGGATTTTTGCGCTACCAGCGCCAAGAGGCGCAGCACCGCCCGGTTCCGCTGCGCCTGATGGACTACCGCGAGGTCTACGAGCAGACCACCGGGGACCACGACAAGACCCAGGCGGCCCGGTGCATGGACTGCGGCGTGCCGTTTTGCCACGAGGGCTGTCCGCTGGGCAACATCATCCCGGAGTGGAACGACCTGGTGCGCCAGGGGCGCTGGCGCGAGGCTTTCGACCGCCTGCACGCGACGAACAACTTCCCTGACTTCACCGGGCGTTTGTGCCCGGCGCCGTGCGAGGGCGCGTGCGTGCTCGGCATTAACGACGATGCCGTGACCATCAAACACATCGAGCAAAAGATTATCGACGTCGGATTCGACAACGGCTGGGTCGAACCCGTCAAGGCGAGCTTCGACACCGGCCGCTGCGTCGCCGTCGTCGGCTCGGGCCCTGCCGGGCTCGCCGCCGCCCAGCAGCTCACCCGCGCCGGCCACCGCGTCACCGTCTTCGAGCGCGACGACCGCCTCGGCGGGCTGATGCGTTACGGCGTGCCGGAGTACAAGATGGAGAAGTCCCACATCGACCGCCGCATCGAGCAGATGCGCGCCGAGGGCACCGAGTTTCGGGTCAACACCTCCCCCACGGCCGCCGATCTCGCCGACTTCAACGCCGTCGTGCTCGCCACCGGCACCCCGGTGCCGCGCGACCTGCCCGTCGACGGCCGCGAGCTCGACGGCATCCACTTCGCCATGGACTACCTCACCGCGGCGAACAAGTACTGCGAGGGAGATACCGACGCGCCCGCGATCGACGCGCACGGCAAGAAGGTCGTCATCATCGGCGGCGGCGACACCGGTACCGACTGCTTCGGCACCGCGCTGCGCCAGGGAGCGGCGAGCGTGACCCAGTTCGACATCCGCGCCCGCGCCCCGAAGTTCCGTGGTGCCTCGACCCCGTGGCCGATGTACCCGCTGCTCTTCCGCACCGCCACCGCCCACGAGGAGGGCAACTACGTCATCACCGGCGACGAGTCCGCAGACGAGATCGCCCGGCTCGGCCTGGCGGCCCGCGGCGTCGGCGATTCCCTGGGCACGCGCCTGTTCTCCGTGAACACGGTGAGCTTCCACGGCTCGAACGGCACCGTCTCGTCCTTGCGCGGCAACGAGGTCCGCGTCATCGATGGCCGCCGCACCCCCGTCGAGGACACCGACTTCGAGATGGACGCGGACCTGGTCCTCATCGCCCTGGGCTTTAGCGGCTCGAAGGCCGCTGGGCTCAACGCCGAGCTGGGCATCACGATCGACGAGCGCGGCCGGATGACCCGCGACGGCTCCTACCGTGCCGCCCGCACGACCGAGGCCGGACCGGCCGTCTACGTCGCCGGGGACTGCGGCCGCGGGCAGTCGCTCATCGTGTGGGCGATCGCAGAGGGCCGCGCGGCCGCGGCCGCGGTGGATGCGGACCTCATGGGTGAGACCGCCCTGCCATCGCCTGTCGAGCCGACGAAGGCGCCGCTGAGCATCTAG
- the glnA gene encoding type I glutamate--ammonia ligase, whose product MAFKNTDDVVKYIKDEGVEFLDIRFTDVPGTEHHFTLPASAFDAEAAEAGLAFDGSSIRGFTTIDESDMILLPDPATAYRDPFRAVPTLNMKFFVHDPFTYEPFSRDPRTVAKRAEEYLASTGIADTASFGMEAEFFIFDKVSYAAETNASFYHVDSDEGWWNRGEDSYLDGTPNLGNPTRHKGGYFPNTPVDKTQEVRDAIVKNLQLVGFDVERFHHEVASGGQNEINYRFDTLLHAADDLQTFKYIVKNTCHQYGKVATFMPKPLAGDNGSGMHAHQSLWKDGSPLFYDESGYGGLSDTARYYIGGLLHHAPAVLAFTNPTLNSYHRLVPGFEAPINLVYSQRNRSAAVRIPITGNNPKAKRIEFRAPDPSGNPYFGLAAMLMAGIDGIKNRIEPHAPVDKDLYELPVEEAKSIPQAPTSLEAVIECLRTDHDFLTEGDVFPADLIETYVDYKIANEIAPSRLRPTPLEYEMYFDC is encoded by the coding sequence ATGGCTTTTAAGAACACCGACGACGTTGTCAAGTACATCAAGGACGAAGGGGTCGAGTTCCTCGACATCCGCTTCACCGACGTCCCCGGTACCGAGCACCACTTCACCCTGCCGGCTTCCGCGTTCGACGCGGAGGCCGCCGAGGCAGGGCTGGCCTTCGACGGCTCCTCCATCCGCGGCTTCACCACCATCGACGAGTCCGACATGATCCTCCTGCCGGACCCTGCCACCGCATACCGCGACCCCTTCCGCGCCGTGCCGACGCTGAACATGAAGTTCTTCGTCCACGATCCGTTTACCTACGAGCCCTTCTCCCGCGACCCGCGCACCGTGGCCAAGCGCGCAGAGGAGTACCTCGCCTCCACTGGCATCGCCGATACCGCCTCCTTCGGCATGGAGGCCGAGTTCTTCATCTTTGACAAGGTCTCCTACGCCGCGGAGACCAACGCCTCCTTCTACCACGTCGACTCCGACGAGGGCTGGTGGAACCGCGGCGAGGATAGCTACCTCGACGGCACCCCAAACCTGGGCAACCCCACCCGCCACAAGGGCGGGTACTTCCCCAACACCCCGGTGGACAAGACCCAGGAGGTCCGCGACGCCATTGTCAAAAACCTCCAGCTCGTCGGCTTCGATGTCGAGCGCTTCCACCACGAGGTCGCATCCGGAGGGCAGAACGAGATCAACTACCGCTTCGACACCCTCCTCCACGCCGCCGACGACCTGCAGACCTTCAAGTACATCGTGAAGAACACATGCCACCAGTACGGCAAGGTGGCCACCTTCATGCCTAAGCCGCTGGCCGGCGACAACGGCTCCGGCATGCACGCCCACCAGTCGCTGTGGAAGGACGGCTCCCCGCTGTTCTACGACGAGTCCGGTTACGGCGGGCTGAGTGACACCGCCCGCTACTACATCGGCGGCCTGCTCCACCACGCCCCGGCGGTGCTCGCGTTCACCAACCCGACTCTGAACTCCTACCACCGCCTGGTCCCGGGCTTCGAGGCCCCGATCAACCTCGTCTACTCCCAGCGCAACCGCTCCGCCGCCGTGCGCATCCCGATCACTGGGAACAACCCGAAGGCCAAGCGCATCGAGTTCCGCGCCCCGGACCCCTCGGGCAACCCCTACTTCGGCCTGGCCGCCATGCTCATGGCCGGCATCGACGGCATCAAGAACCGCATCGAGCCGCACGCCCCGGTGGACAAGGACCTCTACGAGCTGCCGGTCGAGGAGGCCAAGTCCATCCCGCAGGCCCCGACCTCCCTCGAGGCCGTCATCGAGTGCCTGCGCACGGACCACGACTTCCTCACCGAGGGCGACGTCTTCCCTGCCGACCTCATCGAGACCTACGTCGACTACAAGATCGCCAACGAGATCGCGCCGAGCCGCCTGCGCCCGACGCCGCTTGAGTACGAGATGTACTTCGACTGCTAG
- a CDS encoding exonuclease domain-containing protein, protein MSTPAGFAVVDIETTGFGGMDKIIEVGVVVLDHELRRVGEWDTLVQPNRDISNSFVHKITATDVVGAPVFAQIAPYLASLLEGRIPVAHNAGFERRFLSREMRMAGAESNLADVEWLDTQALSAKLLGVSKLADATAALGISNANPHAALADAEATAELLRALAQSHSIVVKPGSRVVSLRSDPSEPPRLSRTAPQPAGGHWLADLFAQLPADAQANVQRYRAALASCLADRTLTAAEIAHLADVALSDGLSPDDIALTHEEFLRQLAVSAWLDGVVTAQERAELTELGEMLGVPAREVETLLANPVEGEAFEGVYLRPGDRVAFTGALSLPREEWEARVAKLGLRAAGVSKQTVVVAAANPDSYSRKALRARELGIPIVNEHTFSTLVSSVECTGEDGPSVTRDESRPDAADLFPWLGRPDVGSTAEVAEVWIAHHPHKALHALSPYLTLGEPVDLANSPAERAGQRWRAQFPQMLAATVADLRALPGVGEKRLRHLVEAVALAALDAQIDAQGTADPGAPESIVAGWTFLTGAPFPGASRDTLSALLEACVGELVEACAGDERLARIATQRWLGGATLEQLGESFGVTRERVRQLEVSLRGTFESRARLSPEVARQIATRFGPLAPLRRVLREIPELGEVAEPVGVTYEEYFRRLCGLWEVRDGWLIRPGLEGAALAAVAQMADRYGVFDPAELARALGTEESEARVWLSGTRRFVELPGGALARAASHQDRAAAVLSVTGVPMTPEEILAALGAEANVRSVANQLALDERISRVAPNTYGLAEWGLEEYTTIADWIGKRIDASPSGSVPLTDLLAEAPRLRISESSVRAYVASSGFQVADGAVSRSDESPEIIEDDPTEFKNLYVRDGAWQLLLTVTRDHLRGSGFLVPRGVAGIYRVPVGGEVAIPSRLGDQFVRVNKLKQTLSSTIRRFLEELGSTEGDRVWLRFEPSLFDVTPAPAADKTARGLAGLLSGMGIDPALADDPGQALREINAALGLLPDAPLRRAVAILGHRGQDDWADVLRAL, encoded by the coding sequence ATGAGCACCCCAGCAGGCTTCGCGGTTGTGGATATAGAGACCACTGGGTTTGGCGGGATGGACAAGATCATCGAGGTCGGTGTCGTCGTGCTGGACCACGAGCTTCGGCGGGTGGGGGAATGGGACACTCTCGTGCAGCCCAACCGGGACATCTCGAATAGCTTTGTGCACAAGATCACTGCCACCGACGTCGTGGGCGCTCCGGTGTTCGCGCAGATCGCGCCGTACCTGGCGTCGCTACTCGAAGGTCGCATCCCGGTGGCGCACAACGCGGGTTTCGAGCGCCGCTTCCTTTCTCGCGAGATGCGCATGGCGGGGGCGGAGTCAAACTTGGCCGACGTGGAGTGGCTGGATACTCAGGCGCTTTCGGCCAAGCTTCTCGGCGTGAGCAAGCTTGCCGACGCCACAGCAGCCCTCGGCATCTCCAACGCCAACCCCCACGCCGCCCTGGCGGATGCCGAAGCCACGGCTGAACTCCTGCGCGCACTCGCTCAGAGCCACTCGATCGTGGTGAAGCCTGGCTCGCGGGTGGTATCGCTAAGGTCCGATCCCAGCGAGCCTCCGCGTCTTTCTCGCACGGCCCCGCAACCCGCGGGCGGGCACTGGTTGGCGGACCTTTTCGCCCAGCTCCCGGCTGATGCGCAGGCGAACGTGCAGCGCTACCGGGCGGCGCTCGCCTCCTGCCTGGCGGACCGCACGCTTACCGCGGCCGAGATTGCGCACCTTGCGGATGTGGCGTTAAGCGATGGTCTCTCCCCCGACGATATCGCGCTCACCCACGAGGAATTTCTCCGCCAGCTCGCCGTGAGCGCCTGGTTGGACGGCGTGGTGACGGCGCAGGAGCGCGCCGAGCTCACCGAGCTGGGGGAGATGCTCGGCGTGCCGGCTCGGGAGGTGGAAACGCTGCTGGCCAACCCAGTGGAGGGGGAGGCGTTCGAGGGCGTCTACCTGCGGCCGGGGGATCGGGTGGCGTTTACCGGCGCGCTGAGTTTGCCGCGTGAGGAGTGGGAGGCACGCGTCGCAAAGCTTGGGCTCCGCGCCGCCGGGGTGTCGAAGCAGACGGTCGTGGTCGCCGCCGCCAACCCGGATTCGTATAGCAGAAAGGCGTTGAGGGCGCGCGAGCTCGGCATCCCGATTGTCAACGAGCACACCTTCTCCACCCTCGTCTCCAGCGTGGAGTGCACCGGGGAGGATGGCCCGTCGGTCACGCGCGATGAATCGCGGCCCGATGCCGCCGATCTGTTCCCGTGGTTGGGGCGGCCGGACGTGGGTTCGACCGCGGAGGTTGCGGAGGTGTGGATAGCCCACCACCCGCACAAAGCCCTGCACGCGTTGTCGCCCTACCTGACTCTTGGCGAGCCAGTCGATCTCGCGAACTCCCCGGCGGAGCGCGCCGGGCAGCGGTGGCGGGCCCAGTTTCCCCAGATGCTCGCCGCCACCGTGGCGGATCTGCGCGCGCTGCCTGGGGTGGGGGAGAAGCGACTGCGCCATCTCGTGGAGGCCGTGGCTCTCGCCGCGCTCGACGCGCAGATCGACGCGCAGGGAACGGCTGATCCGGGCGCCCCGGAATCCATTGTCGCTGGGTGGACGTTTCTCACCGGCGCGCCTTTCCCGGGGGCTTCCCGCGATACGCTTTCGGCCCTGCTGGAGGCGTGCGTTGGCGAGCTGGTCGAGGCGTGCGCCGGCGACGAGCGTCTCGCCCGCATAGCCACGCAGCGCTGGCTTGGCGGGGCGACTCTGGAGCAGCTGGGCGAGTCTTTCGGCGTGACCCGTGAGCGCGTCCGCCAGCTGGAGGTCTCTCTGCGCGGCACTTTCGAATCCCGCGCGCGCCTGAGCCCAGAGGTGGCGCGGCAGATCGCCACACGATTCGGGCCGCTTGCCCCGCTGCGCCGGGTGCTCCGGGAGATCCCCGAGCTCGGCGAGGTTGCAGAGCCGGTGGGCGTGACGTACGAGGAGTATTTCCGCAGGCTCTGTGGGCTCTGGGAGGTCCGCGATGGGTGGTTGATACGCCCGGGGCTTGAGGGTGCGGCCCTCGCAGCGGTCGCTCAAATGGCTGATCGCTATGGCGTATTCGACCCGGCTGAACTCGCTCGGGCACTCGGCACGGAGGAGTCCGAGGCGCGTGTGTGGCTTTCCGGCACGCGGCGATTCGTCGAGCTCCCCGGCGGAGCGCTGGCCCGGGCCGCGAGCCACCAGGATCGTGCGGCTGCGGTCCTCTCCGTCACTGGCGTACCGATGACACCTGAGGAGATCCTTGCCGCCCTCGGGGCGGAGGCCAACGTTCGCTCGGTGGCCAACCAGCTCGCGCTGGACGAGCGCATCTCCCGGGTCGCCCCGAACACCTACGGTCTGGCGGAGTGGGGGCTGGAGGAATACACCACGATTGCGGATTGGATTGGCAAACGTATCGACGCCAGCCCGTCCGGCTCAGTTCCGCTGACCGACCTGCTCGCCGAGGCGCCGCGGCTGCGCATCAGCGAGTCCTCGGTGCGAGCTTACGTCGCCAGCAGCGGCTTCCAGGTAGCCGACGGCGCCGTTTCCCGCTCCGACGAGAGCCCCGAGATCATCGAAGATGACCCGACGGAGTTTAAGAACCTCTATGTCCGAGACGGCGCCTGGCAGCTGCTGCTCACCGTAACCCGCGACCACCTGCGCGGGTCGGGTTTTCTCGTGCCGCGCGGCGTCGCCGGGATCTATCGCGTGCCCGTCGGCGGCGAGGTGGCGATCCCGAGCCGGCTCGGGGACCAGTTTGTCCGGGTGAACAAGCTCAAGCAGACGCTAAGCTCGACGATTCGCCGCTTCCTCGAGGAGCTCGGCTCAACCGAGGGCGATCGCGTCTGGCTGCGCTTCGAGCCCTCGCTTTTCGACGTCACCCCAGCCCCCGCCGCAGACAAAACCGCACGCGGGTTGGCCGGGTTGCTCTCCGGGATGGGCATTGACCCCGCATTGGCCGACGACCCGGGGCAGGCCCTGCGCGAGATCAACGCGGCGCTCGGGCTGCTGCCAGACGCCCCGCTCCGCCGAGCGGTGGCCATCCTCGGCCACCGCGGCCAGGACGACTGGGCGGATGTGCTGCGGGCACTCTAG